One window from the genome of Hydra vulgaris chromosome 02, alternate assembly HydraT2T_AEP encodes:
- the LOC124811942 gene encoding uncharacterized protein LOC124811942 isoform X2, whose amino-acid sequence MFYLKLLLIIIVGLSSGIVYDNFCKDYPSSPQCQLINKNTRPPNERCNPFANECMLNDFVDSSIASCKVYSESGADNPDLRCFPQITAPINVYSQRIIAVSEGDPSCVPVKYKMKLVCGDRGTRCVCDTGDSRLSDPVNKWTQHLCRCQWSIDFCSINNVCTNNSKCISSGSSLLCTDGSVNQCTISPSLCQSINSYCVELIDTPNTQWTIGSGVEGYGFICIEKSLFNSINNLAPYCNLNITNQVIKSDFRIPYDGIDYCCYAYLTCVKKGDKVGGFLLKPRPCYCLTEFKKCLLSIKIVRQKDFALSFFTFLNKIAGCTFDDSGKCNPQTPSTCEKGDLINPKYANCKINCLSGPLLPIEIRSCRIRKCIPPNNFIGMRILDVPNPFESSRCDSVKDLPIECGFSGTRCVCDGQPSGDVFTDGCRCQYWPV is encoded by the exons atgttttatttaaaacttttattgatcATTATAGTTGGTTTATCAAGTGGAATAGTTTACGATAATTTTTGCAAAGATTATCCCTCTTCCCCTCAATgtcaacttataaataaaaatacaagacCTCCAAACGAAAGATGTAATCCATTTGCTAATGAATGCATGCTGAACGATTTTGTGGACAGTAGTATTGCATCTTGTAAAGTTTATTCAGAAAGTGGCGCTGATAACCCTGATCTTAG atgttttCCACAAATTACTGCTCCCATAAACGTTTATTCTCAACGTATAATTGCAGTAAGTGAAGGCGATCCCAGTTGCGTGCCGGTAAAGTACAAAATGAAATTAGTTTGTGGTGATAGAGGTACTAGATGTGTGTGCGATACTGGTGATTCTAGATTAAGCGACCCAGTAAATAAATGGACTCAGCATTTATGCAG GTGTCAATGGTCTATCGACttttgttcaataaataatGTTTGTACAAATAATTCAAAATGCATAAGCTCTGGTTCAAGTCTACTTTGCACTGATGGATCAGTTAACCAATGCACCATTAGTCCGAGCTTATGTCAAAGTATAAACTCCTACTGTGTAGAGTTAATTGATACTCCGAATACACAATGGACTATAGGTTCCGGAGTTGAAGGCTATGGGTTTATATGTATTGAAAAATCACTCTTTAATAGCATTAATAACTTGGCTCCATACTGCAATTTAAACATCACTAACCAAGTTATAAAAAGTGATTTTCGCATCCCATATGATGGAATTGACTACTGTTGCTATGCTTACCTTACTTGTGTTAAAAAAGGAGATAAAGTTGGaggatttttattaaaaccaagGCCCTGCTACTGCCTCACagaatttaagaaatgtttattaagtataaaaattgttcGTCAAAAAGATTTTGCTCTTTCTTTTTTCACATTCCTCAATAAAATTGCAGGATGCACATTTGATGATAGTGGAAAATGTAATCCACAAACTCCATCTACTTGTGAAAAAGGAGACCTTATAAATCCAAAATATGctaattgtaaaattaattgtttaagcGGACCTTTGTTACCTATTGAGATACGCTCATGCCGAATTCGCAAGTGCATTCCACCAAACAACTTTATTGGTATGCGAATACTTGATGTTCCTAATCCTTTTGAAAGCTCTCGATGCGATTCTGTTAAAGATCTACCAATTGAGTGCGGCTTTTCTGGTACAAGATGCGTTTGCGACGGCCAACCATCTGGGGACGTTTTTACAGACGGATGCAGATGTCAATATTGGCCggtgtaa